A DNA window from Candidatus Sulfidibacterium hydrothermale contains the following coding sequences:
- a CDS encoding TonB-dependent receptor, producing MKKIIIILAILMVAYPLFAQKETSDTTRIKNLEEVVIKASRVPVRLKQYPGAVSLVSKPVLSLMPRGIAVNEALRLVPGVRIDQQHGSEKVHISIRGQGILTENGLRGIGVILDGIPLSDPSGFVPDLYSVDWSTVKNIEVLRGPFASLYGEGGAAGVIYITTQNGGKKPFGGSFSQGFGSHGFYKSLLQFNGKQHKMDYRISFSRTGGQGYRDHQGFWGNILYEKINFYPSPKFKFTQILSHADYFQQNPEGLNLQQLAENPHQANPDARPFNEYQKTNRTTWGLIGTYFIRENQQLRVTGYLRPWRYKETSNKAAEYRNYSSPGLNMQYTLHAGKKIKHTFGAGVDLKWQNIAMYKLKSAADPNRKESLDETNLETDTLLANQIISQNSVGVYGLYQMQIGRFNLSGSIRYDKMDNELTDKMMAPDTATTSKDFSQTSGRIGISYSFNNAVTVFSDWSQGFIPPSTQELAANPTAYHGFNTHLVPATANSVELGFRGVVGNKLYYSITGFIMKTKNDFFRFKQRNRGNQEVFYGNAGNSTRKGIEVSFRYHILQNLHLQVAYTYADYKYTSASIDPVYTDTNYVLTTPPASGQWLPNSPRHQLYAELVYRPVKKLTLHFATEMQSKWAIYTDANAYAGKLDPAIYQNWQKGFTLIHLGADYFWRIGKIHGDFNLTVRNLLNTEYMAFTEPDPDGNAYQPGPGREFFGTLRVHF from the coding sequence ATGAAAAAAATCATCATTATTTTGGCCATTCTGATGGTCGCATACCCTCTTTTTGCCCAAAAAGAGACATCCGACACCACCCGGATTAAAAATCTTGAAGAGGTGGTCATTAAGGCCAGCCGCGTACCGGTCCGTTTAAAACAATATCCCGGAGCGGTGAGTCTTGTCAGCAAACCGGTTTTATCGCTCATGCCCCGCGGTATCGCCGTAAATGAAGCCCTGCGGCTGGTTCCGGGCGTAAGAATCGACCAGCAACACGGCAGCGAAAAAGTACATATTTCTATCCGCGGACAGGGTATTCTAACCGAAAACGGCTTGCGCGGTATCGGAGTAATTCTTGACGGCATTCCGTTGAGCGACCCTTCGGGATTTGTACCCGACCTGTACAGCGTGGACTGGAGTACGGTAAAAAATATCGAAGTGCTGCGAGGTCCTTTTGCCAGTCTTTACGGCGAAGGGGGTGCAGCAGGCGTAATTTACATCACCACACAGAACGGTGGCAAAAAACCCTTCGGAGGATCTTTCAGCCAGGGATTTGGTTCTCACGGTTTTTACAAATCACTGTTGCAGTTCAACGGAAAACAACACAAGATGGATTACCGCATCAGTTTTTCCCGCACGGGAGGACAGGGCTATCGCGATCATCAGGGCTTTTGGGGAAACATCCTGTATGAAAAAATCAATTTTTATCCTTCCCCGAAATTTAAATTTACCCAGATTCTTTCGCATGCCGATTACTTTCAACAAAATCCTGAGGGATTAAATTTGCAACAACTGGCCGAAAATCCGCATCAGGCCAATCCCGATGCCCGTCCTTTCAACGAATACCAAAAAACCAATCGTACCACCTGGGGACTTATCGGCACCTATTTTATTCGGGAAAATCAACAATTGCGGGTTACCGGTTATCTGCGTCCCTGGCGTTATAAAGAAACCAGTAACAAAGCTGCCGAATACCGTAATTACAGCTCACCGGGACTCAATATGCAATATACGCTACATGCGGGAAAAAAGATTAAACACACTTTCGGAGCCGGTGTGGACCTGAAATGGCAAAATATCGCCATGTACAAACTCAAAAGTGCTGCCGATCCCAACCGGAAAGAAAGCCTTGACGAAACCAATCTGGAAACCGATACCCTGTTGGCCAATCAGATTATCTCGCAAAACAGTGTTGGAGTTTACGGATTATATCAAATGCAAATCGGAAGATTTAATCTCTCGGGCAGCATTCGTTACGACAAAATGGATAATGAACTCACGGATAAAATGATGGCACCCGACACCGCTACCACGTCTAAAGATTTCAGCCAGACTTCGGGCCGTATAGGTATCAGTTACAGTTTTAATAATGCGGTAACCGTTTTCAGCGACTGGAGTCAGGGATTTATTCCGCCGTCTACGCAGGAGCTGGCAGCCAACCCGACAGCTTACCACGGTTTTAATACCCATCTGGTGCCCGCTACGGCAAACAGTGTTGAGCTGGGGTTCAGAGGAGTTGTCGGAAACAAGTTGTATTATTCGATTACCGGATTTATCATGAAAACCAAAAATGATTTTTTCCGGTTTAAGCAGCGAAACCGCGGTAATCAGGAAGTATTTTACGGCAATGCCGGCAACAGTACCCGAAAAGGTATAGAAGTTTCTTTCCGGTATCACATTCTTCAGAACCTTCATTTACAGGTGGCTTATACTTATGCCGATTACAAATATACTTCGGCCAGCATCGATCCGGTTTACACCGACACCAACTATGTGCTGACCACACCGCCGGCTTCGGGTCAGTGGTTGCCCAACTCGCCGCGGCATCAGCTTTATGCCGAACTGGTTTATCGTCCGGTTAAAAAGCTGACGCTTCATTTTGCTACCGAAATGCAGTCGAAATGGGCCATTTATACCGATGCCAATGCTTATGCAGGCAAGCTGGATCCGGCCATTTATCAAAACTGGCAAAAAGGCTTTACCCTGATACATCTCGGAGCCGATTATTTTTGGCGCATCGGGAAAATACACGGCGATTTTAACTTAACCGTTCGCAACCTGCTGAATACGGAATACATGGCTTTTACCGAACCCGACCCCGACGGTAATGCTTATCAGCCCGGTCCCGGAAGAGAGTTTTTTGGTACACTGAGAGTACACTTTTGA
- a CDS encoding sensor histidine kinase, translating to MVYKHFYCAVFFRISLLILLAGLTTWLFFVKQNIPLGIVAALLLLVVAILLVRYFNRMNRWISYFLMGIENEDTSLKIPSSSGNRAIDNVYRGMQRLNELFRQTKTEIVTQEQYFRSVISQSSTGLFSVNEKGRVIHINPEAEKLVGLHEYHHMNILKNIDKALPEFILQYTRNSRPSSAIFENRYGQKLLFKLSEITIKNEKIKLIAVSDITKELDNREVDAWIKLSRTLSHEMMNNIAPITTLSNVILGYYSKNNRTIAVEEVTPAMIARTVKGLKVIEERSRGLMNFVDNYRKFTKLPEPRFAIVNLSELIERNLLAAGACPGFDAVRIRKSVPDDILFPTDAELLSQVLTNLLKNAVEALNAGKTGQPVLEIKLWQPADDGPVKIEIANNGPEIPPEIREQIFVPFFTTKENGSGIGLSLSKQIMLSLGGDILLNTKKKGQTSFILVLNKTR from the coding sequence ATGGTATATAAACATTTCTATTGTGCCGTATTTTTCAGAATAAGTCTGCTTATCCTGCTTGCCGGGCTGACTACCTGGCTGTTTTTTGTAAAACAAAATATTCCGTTGGGTATTGTTGCTGCTTTGTTGTTGCTTGTTGTGGCTATTCTTCTTGTACGCTATTTCAACCGGATGAACCGGTGGATTTCCTATTTTTTGATGGGGATTGAAAATGAGGATACTTCGCTTAAAATTCCGTCATCATCCGGAAACCGGGCCATTGACAATGTTTACCGCGGCATGCAGCGGCTCAACGAACTTTTCAGACAAACCAAAACCGAAATTGTTACCCAGGAACAATATTTCCGTTCGGTAATCAGCCAGTCTTCCACCGGCCTTTTTTCTGTCAACGAAAAAGGCAGGGTCATCCATATCAACCCGGAAGCGGAAAAGCTGGTCGGACTTCATGAATATCATCACATGAATATCCTCAAAAACATCGACAAGGCTTTACCGGAATTTATCCTGCAATACACCCGAAATTCCCGTCCCTCGTCTGCTATTTTTGAAAACCGGTACGGACAAAAACTGTTGTTTAAACTGTCGGAAATCACCATCAAAAACGAAAAAATCAAGTTGATTGCGGTAAGTGATATTACCAAAGAACTGGATAACCGGGAGGTGGATGCCTGGATAAAACTGTCCCGGACACTGTCGCACGAAATGATGAATAACATTGCTCCCATCACCACATTGTCGAACGTGATATTGGGCTATTATTCCAAAAACAACCGGACTATTGCCGTTGAAGAGGTCACTCCGGCAATGATTGCCCGCACGGTAAAAGGGCTTAAAGTGATTGAAGAACGCAGTCGCGGATTAATGAATTTTGTTGATAACTACCGGAAATTCACCAAATTACCCGAACCCCGGTTTGCCATCGTAAATTTGTCCGAACTGATTGAACGCAACCTGCTGGCCGCCGGCGCCTGTCCCGGGTTCGATGCGGTTCGGATAAGAAAATCTGTTCCGGATGACATTCTCTTTCCTACGGATGCGGAATTATTATCGCAGGTGCTGACCAATTTGTTAAAAAATGCGGTGGAAGCACTTAACGCAGGGAAAACCGGACAGCCCGTTTTGGAAATTAAACTTTGGCAGCCGGCAGATGACGGTCCCGTAAAAATTGAAATTGCCAATAACGGTCCGGAAATACCGCCCGAAATCAGAGAGCAAATTTTTGTTCCGTTCTTCACCACCAAAGAAAACGGTTCCGGAATCGGCTTAAGCCTGAGCAAGCAAATCATGCTTTCGCTTGGTGGCGATATTTTATTAAACACCAAAAAGAAAGGACAAACTTCTTTTATCCTGGTTCTGAACAAAACCCGTTAA